From Anaerococcus urinomassiliensis:
CAACTAAATATTCGGTACGTAAGTTTTGTTATCTCTTAAAACTGCAAAAATTATGTTAGTAAGTTTTCTAGCAACAGCACCAATAGCTGTACCATGAGCCTTACCCCTTTGTCTAAGTTTTTGATAGTAAACAGACAAAGCAGGGTCCTTAAAGGCAGCTACACTAGCAGCAAGCCAAATAGCACGTCTAAGATAAGGAGAGCCACGCTTAGAAATCTTCGTATCGGTTGCATTAAAATTACCAGATTGCTTAACAGCAACATCTAAACCAGCATAAGCAACTAACTGGTTAGCTCTCTCAAAACGAGAAATATCACCAATTTCTGAGAAAATAGCACCACCTAAGATATCGCCAATACCAGTGATAGAAGTAATAACAGGGCATAAAGAATTAATCATAGAAGAAATTTCATCTTCAATATCAGCTATCTGATCTTCAAGAAAAGAAATTTGAGCAATAATCTGTTTAATTTGAAAAGAAAAAGACTTCAAAGCAAACTTAACACCAAAAGAATTAGAAGCCTTCTCTTGAATTTCTTTAGCCTTATCAAGGCCAAAGTGCCCCTTACTACACTTAGACAACATCTTAGCAAGCTCATCAGCAGGAATAGAAATCATATCTTCAGGTAAAGGGAACTTACTCAAAAGCTCTTTAGAAGCAACACCATAAATATTAGAAAAAAGCGAAGAATACTCAGGGAAAACCTGATCTAAAATAGCAACAAGCTTTCTTTTCCAATCAGAAGCTTCATCAACAAGAGCAAACCTAAACCTAGAAAGATTTCTTAAAGCAAAAGTATCCTCATCAGAAAAATGAGAAACAGAAAACTCACCAAACCTAAGAATTTGAGCAATAACAAAAGAATCAACAGAATCATTCTTAGTCTGTCTAATATACATCTTTCTAAAAGCATCAGACTGAATGGGATTAATAACAACACAAGAAAAACCTAAATCAATCAAGAAAGAATAAAGAGAAAGCCAATAATGCCCAGTAGCTTCCATACCAATAATACAATTGTTAGAATCAATCGAAAAAGAGGAAATAAATTTCTGAAACTTCTCTAAACCCCTAATAGAATTAGAGAAAGAAAAAGACTCAGAAACAAGTTTCCCATTAGAATCAATTATTGAGGCTTCGTGGTTGTTCTTTGCAATATCAACACCAATGTAAAACATAAAATCACCTAGCTTAAATATAAATTTAGATAGAGAAAGAACCCTCAAT
This genomic window contains:
- a CDS encoding IS110 family RNA-guided transposase → MFYIGVDIAKNNHEASIIDSNGKLVSESFSFSNSIRGLEKFQKFISSFSIDSNNCIIGMEATGHYWLSLYSFLIDLGFSCVVINPIQSDAFRKMYIRQTKNDSVDSFVIAQILRFGEFSVSHFSDEDTFALRNLSRFRFALVDEASDWKRKLVAILDQVFPEYSSLFSNIYGVASKELLSKFPLPEDMISIPADELAKMLSKCSKGHFGLDKAKEIQEKASNSFGVKFALKSFSFQIKQIIAQISFLEDQIADIEDEISSMINSLCPVITSITGIGDILGGAIFSEIGDISRFERANQLVAYAGLDVAVKQSGNFNATDTKISKRGSPYLRRAIWLAASVAAFKDPALSVYYQKLRQRGKAHGTAIGAVARKLTNIIFAVLRDNKTYVPNI